A portion of the Enterobacter sp. SA187 genome contains these proteins:
- a CDS encoding PTS fructose-like transporter subunit IIBC: protein METSLRLVAITNCPAGIAHTYMVAEALEQKARALGHSMQVETQGASGVENRLSDEAIRAADYVIIATGRGLSADDRARFAGKRVYQIPISQALKNIDQIFTDLPAQSQLFEADSSVKLGKQEVQQGSVMSHLMAGVSAALPFVIGGGILVAIANMLVQMGLPYTDMAKGAPSFTWVVESIGYLGFTFMIPVMGAYIAASIADKPAFAPAFLVCYLANDKGLLGTQSGAGFLGAVVLGLAIGYFVLWFRKVKLGKALQPLLGSMLIPFITLLVFGVLTYYVVGPVMSDIMGGLLHFLNTIPPSMKLGAAFLVGAMLAFDMGGPINKTAWFFCFSLLEKHIYDWYAIVGVVALMPPVAAGIATYLAPKLFTTQEKAAASSAIVVGATVATEPAIPYALAAPLPMITANTISGGITGMLVIGFGLQRLAPGLGVFDPLIGLMSPAGSFYLVLGCGLMLNIVLIILLKGLWLKRKAARQEVAREH from the coding sequence ATGGAGACATCGTTACGCCTGGTGGCGATCACCAACTGCCCTGCCGGGATTGCGCACACATACATGGTGGCGGAAGCGCTGGAGCAGAAAGCCCGCGCCCTTGGCCACAGTATGCAGGTGGAGACCCAGGGTGCCAGCGGCGTGGAAAACCGTCTCAGCGATGAGGCTATTCGCGCGGCGGATTACGTCATTATTGCCACCGGACGCGGCCTGAGCGCCGACGATCGTGCGCGCTTCGCGGGCAAGCGGGTGTACCAGATCCCTATCTCGCAGGCGCTCAAAAATATCGACCAGATCTTTACCGACTTACCGGCGCAATCGCAGCTTTTCGAAGCGGATAGCAGCGTGAAGCTTGGCAAACAGGAGGTGCAGCAGGGCAGCGTGATGAGCCACCTGATGGCGGGTGTTTCTGCCGCGCTGCCCTTTGTGATCGGCGGCGGTATTCTGGTCGCCATCGCTAATATGCTGGTGCAGATGGGGCTGCCCTATACCGATATGGCGAAAGGCGCACCCTCTTTTACCTGGGTGGTGGAATCCATCGGCTATCTGGGCTTTACCTTTATGATCCCGGTGATGGGGGCCTATATCGCCGCCTCTATCGCCGACAAACCCGCCTTCGCCCCCGCGTTTCTGGTCTGCTATCTGGCGAATGATAAAGGCCTGCTGGGCACGCAGTCCGGCGCGGGTTTTCTCGGCGCGGTGGTGCTGGGGCTGGCGATAGGCTATTTCGTACTGTGGTTCCGCAAAGTTAAGCTCGGCAAGGCGTTACAGCCGCTGCTCGGCTCAATGCTTATCCCTTTCATCACGCTGCTGGTTTTCGGCGTGCTGACCTATTACGTGGTCGGCCCGGTGATGTCCGACATCATGGGCGGCCTGCTGCATTTCCTGAATACCATTCCGCCGTCGATGAAGCTTGGCGCGGCCTTTCTGGTGGGCGCGATGCTGGCGTTCGACATGGGCGGGCCGATCAACAAAACCGCGTGGTTCTTCTGCTTTTCGCTGCTGGAAAAACACATTTATGACTGGTACGCCATAGTCGGCGTGGTGGCGCTGATGCCGCCCGTCGCGGCGGGCATTGCCACTTATCTCGCGCCAAAACTGTTTACCACGCAGGAAAAAGCCGCCGCCAGTAGCGCCATCGTGGTGGGCGCCACCGTCGCCACCGAACCGGCCATTCCCTATGCGCTGGCCGCGCCGCTGCCGATGATTACTGCCAATACGATCTCCGGCGGCATTACCGGCATGCTGGTGATCGGCTTCGGGCTGCAACGCCTCGCGCCGGGGCTGGGGGTGTTTGATCCGCTGATTGGCCTGATGTCTCCGGCGGGCTCCTTTTACCTGGTGCTGGGATGCGGGTTGATGCTGAATATCGTGCTGATCATTTTATTGAAAGGATTGTGGCTGAAACGTAAAGCCGCGCGACAGGAGGTTGCCCGTGAACACTGA
- a CDS encoding aminopeptidase: MNTELLKNLCEASAVSGDEQEVRQLLIAALTPHVDDIAFDGLGSLIARKGTRGPKVAVVGHMDEVGFMVTHISEQGFIRFDTIGSWWSQSMLNHRVTIRTRHGEKIPGVIGSVAPHALSEKQKQQPLTFDEMFIDIGAASGNEVKSRGIAIGDFICPEANFARWGEDKIVGKALDNRAGCALMAELLACVNNPDITLYGVGSVEEEVGLRGAQTSAECIKPDVVIVLDTAVAGDVPGIDSIKYPLRLGDGPAMMLFDKRYFPNQKLVQAVKASAMRSNTPLQCCTMKTGATDGGRYNVMGGGRPVVALCLPTRYLHATSGMISARDYAATLTLVRDLLLSLNAETVRALADFH; the protein is encoded by the coding sequence GTGAACACTGAATTACTGAAAAACCTGTGCGAAGCCAGCGCCGTCAGCGGCGATGAGCAGGAAGTGCGGCAGCTACTGATCGCCGCGCTGACGCCCCACGTCGATGACATCGCCTTTGACGGGCTGGGCAGCCTGATCGCCCGCAAAGGCACGCGCGGCCCGAAAGTGGCGGTGGTCGGCCATATGGATGAAGTCGGTTTTATGGTGACCCATATCAGCGAGCAGGGATTTATCCGCTTCGACACTATCGGCAGCTGGTGGAGCCAGTCGATGCTCAATCATCGCGTCACCATCCGCACCCGCCACGGCGAGAAAATCCCCGGCGTGATCGGCTCCGTCGCCCCCCACGCGCTCTCTGAAAAACAGAAGCAGCAGCCGCTGACCTTTGACGAGATGTTCATTGATATCGGAGCGGCAAGCGGCAATGAGGTAAAAAGCCGCGGCATCGCCATTGGCGATTTTATCTGCCCGGAGGCGAATTTCGCCCGCTGGGGCGAGGACAAAATCGTCGGCAAAGCGCTGGATAACCGCGCGGGCTGCGCGCTGATGGCGGAACTGCTGGCCTGCGTGAATAACCCGGACATCACGCTGTACGGCGTCGGCAGCGTCGAAGAAGAGGTTGGCCTGCGCGGGGCGCAAACCTCGGCAGAATGCATCAAACCGGATGTGGTGATCGTTCTGGATACCGCCGTGGCGGGAGATGTGCCGGGGATCGACAGCATCAAATACCCGCTGCGGCTGGGGGATGGCCCGGCGATGATGCTGTTCGATAAGCGCTATTTTCCGAACCAGAAACTGGTGCAGGCAGTAAAAGCGAGCGCGATGCGCAGCAATACGCCGCTTCAGTGCTGCACCATGAAAACCGGAGCGACGGACGGCGGACGCTATAACGTGATGGGCGGCGGGCGGCCCGTGGTGGCGCTCTGTCTGCCGACGCGCTATCTGCATGCCACCAGCGGCATGATATCCGCGCGGGATTACGCCGCCACCCTGACGCTGGTGCGCGATCTGCTGTTATCGCTGAATGCCGAAACCGTCCGCGCGCTGGCGGATTTTCACTGA
- a CDS encoding PTS fructose transporter subunit IIA, with amino-acid sequence MAHLTADCINLNISGNSAYSVLKALADMAEKQGVITDRNAFLQTLLLREKMHSTGFGAGIAVPHGKSACVTRPFVLFARKAQGVDWQASDDEPVNCWICLGVPQAGEEDQVKMIGTLCRKLIHADFIAQLKQGDSSQILTLLNQTLGE; translated from the coding sequence ATGGCGCACCTCACCGCAGACTGCATCAACCTCAACATCAGCGGCAACAGCGCCTATTCGGTGCTGAAAGCGCTGGCGGATATGGCCGAAAAACAGGGAGTTATCACCGATCGCAACGCCTTTTTACAAACCCTGCTGCTGCGCGAAAAAATGCACTCCACGGGCTTTGGCGCGGGCATTGCAGTGCCGCACGGCAAAAGCGCCTGCGTCACGCGGCCTTTCGTGCTCTTTGCCCGCAAAGCGCAGGGCGTCGACTGGCAGGCCAGCGATGACGAACCCGTAAACTGCTGGATTTGCCTCGGCGTGCCGCAGGCTGGGGAAGAGGATCAGGTGAAAATGATCGGCACCCTGTGCCGCAAACTCATTCACGCGGATTTTATCGCACAGCTCAAACAGGGCGACAGCAGCCAGATCCTCACGCTGCTTAATCAGACCCTGGGTGAATAA